The following proteins are encoded in a genomic region of Blastopirellula marina:
- a CDS encoding aldose 1-epimerase family protein, whose amino-acid sequence MSNRWILSEYDVESAFQQPAPFLKTLKSHGLAVTHTRLIGGRRDGVELLTVNNGDFSFTTIPTRGMGIHQAKHGDTQLGWTSPVEGPVHPRFVPLSEPSGLGWLDGMDELIVRCGLESNGAPEFDSETNRLKYGLHGRIANQPTEDVVVEVSEDGELCISGEVRETRFLCYNVAMKTEIRTKDGENGFRIRDSIINRSAQATTAQMLYHINLGAPILGEGASVVCPAVEVCPRNDHAATGIKQWSQYAGPTNGFVEQVYFMQLAADDKGQTCALLKNAAGDKGVSIHFNIKQLPYFIIWKNTAATEDGYVTGLEPATNFPNPRSFEEKHDRVIKLAPKATYDIDLALQFHPDSASVEAVEKGISDLAFATDAKVHATPQANWCS is encoded by the coding sequence ATGAGTAATCGTTGGATCCTGAGTGAATACGATGTGGAATCGGCCTTCCAACAACCAGCCCCATTTCTCAAGACTCTCAAGTCGCATGGTCTGGCGGTGACGCACACTCGCTTGATCGGAGGCCGCCGCGATGGGGTTGAGCTGCTTACCGTTAACAACGGCGATTTCTCCTTTACGACCATCCCAACCCGTGGCATGGGCATTCATCAAGCCAAACACGGCGACACGCAACTTGGTTGGACGTCGCCGGTGGAAGGCCCTGTTCATCCGCGGTTTGTCCCCCTTTCCGAGCCAAGTGGTCTCGGGTGGCTAGATGGCATGGACGAGCTGATCGTTCGTTGTGGACTAGAGAGTAACGGCGCTCCCGAATTCGATTCGGAAACCAATCGTCTGAAGTATGGACTCCATGGTCGGATCGCGAATCAACCGACTGAAGATGTCGTGGTTGAAGTTTCCGAAGATGGCGAACTCTGCATCAGTGGCGAAGTTCGCGAGACACGCTTCCTATGTTACAACGTCGCGATGAAAACCGAGATACGCACGAAAGATGGCGAGAACGGTTTCCGCATTCGCGATAGCATCATCAATCGCTCGGCCCAGGCTACCACGGCTCAGATGCTTTACCACATCAATCTCGGCGCACCAATCCTGGGCGAGGGGGCGTCGGTCGTTTGCCCGGCGGTTGAAGTTTGTCCGCGTAACGATCACGCGGCAACGGGAATCAAGCAGTGGTCGCAGTACGCCGGCCCAACCAACGGGTTTGTCGAGCAAGTTTACTTCATGCAACTGGCGGCAGACGACAAGGGACAAACGTGTGCCCTGTTAAAGAATGCAGCAGGGGACAAGGGCGTGTCGATCCACTTCAACATCAAGCAGCTTCCATACTTTATTATCTGGAAGAATACGGCTGCCACGGAAGATGGCTACGTCACCGGATTGGAGCCCGCCACAAACTTCCCCAATCCTCGATCGTTCGAAGAAAAGCATGATCGTGTGATCAAGTTGGCGCCAAAGGCGACGTATGACATCGATCTGGCTCTGCAATTTCATCCCGACTCGGCCAGCGTCGAAGCAGTCGAGAAAGGCATTAGTGACTTAGCTTTCGCCACCGATGCTAAGGTACACGCAACTCCGCAGGCCAACTGGTGTAGCTAA
- a CDS encoding nucleoside hydrolase: protein MLRTYLAPALLSLLVTFAGISNVAASEPIPVIFDTDISGDVDDVLALAMLHALADRKECELKAVTISKINPLTAPFVDAVNTFYGRGDIPIGVTRDAQKRDSKYLKLGKTKDGREFRYPHDLLSSDNAPDAVAVLRRALAEAQDKSVVLIQVGLAANLAELVESEADEISPLTGKELIRQKVRLTSVMAGAFRPVKGNEHFLEANVRNGIDSMQRFAAKWPPDSPVVWSDFLIGIAAPYPRESIARDFDYVPHHIVRESYLLHSGPNHDRPTWDLTSVLYAVRPEDDYFGLSEPGRVSVDKDGFTRFVPEEKGRDRYLTMDKQQAIRVIETQRALVSQPPLAE, encoded by the coding sequence ATGCTCCGAACCTATCTCGCCCCTGCCCTGCTTTCTTTGTTGGTTACCTTCGCCGGAATTTCCAACGTAGCGGCGTCAGAGCCGATTCCAGTGATTTTCGACACCGATATCTCCGGCGATGTCGACGATGTTCTGGCTCTGGCGATGCTGCACGCCCTGGCCGATCGCAAAGAATGCGAACTCAAAGCGGTTACGATTTCTAAGATTAATCCGCTCACCGCGCCATTCGTTGATGCTGTGAATACGTTCTATGGACGTGGTGACATTCCAATCGGCGTCACACGCGATGCCCAGAAGCGGGACAGCAAGTACTTAAAGCTCGGGAAAACAAAAGATGGCCGTGAGTTTCGCTATCCTCACGATCTTTTATCAAGTGACAATGCCCCAGATGCAGTCGCTGTGCTGCGACGAGCATTGGCCGAGGCACAGGACAAGTCAGTAGTTCTAATCCAGGTTGGCCTGGCCGCGAACTTGGCCGAGTTAGTCGAGTCAGAAGCCGATGAGATTAGTCCGCTGACCGGGAAAGAACTGATTCGTCAAAAGGTTCGACTAACTTCCGTCATGGCGGGCGCATTTCGCCCCGTCAAAGGAAACGAACACTTTCTGGAAGCGAACGTGAGAAACGGCATCGACTCGATGCAGCGTTTTGCGGCGAAGTGGCCTCCAGATTCGCCGGTCGTTTGGAGCGACTTTTTGATTGGCATCGCTGCACCATACCCACGTGAAAGCATTGCCCGTGATTTCGACTATGTTCCCCATCACATCGTGCGAGAGTCGTATCTTCTGCATAGCGGGCCGAATCATGATCGCCCAACATGGGACTTGACTAGTGTTCTCTACGCGGTCCGCCCAGAAGACGATTATTTTGGACTTTCTGAGCCTGGGAGGGTCTCGGTCGACAAGGACGGATTCACACGATTCGTTCCCGAAGAGAAGGGACGTGATCGCTACTTAACCATGGATAAGCAGCAGGCGATTCGCGTGATCGAAACGCAGCGCGCGTTAGTCAGCCAGCCGCCGCTCGCTGAGTAG
- a CDS encoding class I SAM-dependent methyltransferase yields MSDIRKSTVEEIRSRFDNDVERFSNLETGQSATMDAPLVLDLITQVAATHHPHANSVLDIGCGAGNYTLQLLKQKPGLDCTLVDLSQSMLTRAAERLSESNANHVETHCGDIRHVTLPSDSYDIVMAAAVLHHLREDDDWKRTFTKIYRTMKTGGILLVSDLMGQDVPAVQQVQWNRYGDYLRQLRDDEYRKTVFDYIEKEDTPRSLAYQLNLCREVGFWRVDVLHMNACFGAYCAVK; encoded by the coding sequence GTGAGTGATATCCGAAAGTCGACGGTCGAAGAGATTCGAAGCCGTTTCGATAATGATGTAGAGCGGTTCTCGAATTTAGAAACCGGTCAGTCGGCTACGATGGATGCCCCTCTCGTGCTCGACCTAATCACTCAGGTTGCGGCCACCCATCATCCTCATGCCAACTCGGTGCTTGATATCGGCTGTGGTGCAGGCAACTACACATTGCAGTTGCTGAAGCAAAAGCCAGGGCTTGACTGCACGCTTGTCGATCTAAGCCAATCGATGTTAACCCGAGCTGCAGAGCGTTTGAGCGAGAGCAACGCCAATCATGTCGAAACGCATTGCGGTGACATTCGCCACGTGACGCTCCCAAGCGATTCGTACGACATCGTCATGGCAGCTGCCGTGCTGCATCATTTGCGCGAAGACGACGATTGGAAGCGGACTTTTACCAAGATCTATCGCACGATGAAGACCGGCGGGATCTTGTTGGTTAGCGATTTGATGGGGCAAGACGTTCCTGCTGTTCAGCAAGTTCAGTGGAATCGTTACGGTGACTACCTGCGGCAGTTACGCGATGATGAGTATCGCAAGACGGTATTCGACTATATCGAGAAAGAAGACACCCCGCGGAGTCTCGCGTACCAACTGAACCTTTGCCGAGAGGTGGGCTTCTGGCGAGTCGATGTGCTGCACATGAATGCCTGCTTTGGCGCGTACTGCGCCGTGAAGTAG
- the glgC gene encoding glucose-1-phosphate adenylyltransferase, with amino-acid sequence MENVLTVILAGGKGSRLEPLTRDRAKPAVPFGGVYRIIDFALSNCLNSGFRQIQLLTQYKAQSLDRHTNVGWQRYFCRELGEFIDVVPPQQRIDEQWYQGTADAVYQNIYAIEKHRPKYVVILAGDHIYKMNYASMLDFHIDNGADLTIGALKTTIEEAKAFGVMQIDRQQQVLGFEEKSPTPKTIPGDDEHCLASMGIYVFNASFLFEQLCQDATNRKSAHDFGRNIIPSIIDTHRVYAFPFRDENRKQDAYWRDVGTLDAYYEANMDLVSVDPQLNIYDEAWPLRTYQPNVPPPKFVFGGESDPHRRGHAMDSIVCGGSIISGGEVEHSIIGPRVRVNSFSSVHDSILFEGVTVGRHSQIRRAIIDKGVNIPADTQIGFDLDHDRSRGFTITESGLVVIAKEDLIEPMMTKGTPRVA; translated from the coding sequence ATGGAGAACGTACTCACCGTGATTCTTGCTGGCGGCAAAGGATCGCGTCTGGAACCGTTAACACGCGATCGAGCCAAACCGGCCGTTCCCTTTGGCGGCGTTTATCGCATCATCGATTTCGCTCTCTCGAACTGCTTGAATAGCGGTTTTCGCCAAATTCAGCTACTCACGCAATACAAAGCTCAGAGCTTGGATCGGCATACCAATGTCGGTTGGCAGCGGTACTTCTGCCGCGAATTGGGGGAATTCATCGATGTGGTGCCCCCGCAACAACGCATCGACGAACAGTGGTACCAAGGGACTGCTGATGCGGTTTACCAAAACATCTATGCGATCGAAAAGCATCGCCCAAAGTACGTTGTCATCCTGGCCGGCGATCACATCTATAAGATGAACTACGCCAGTATGCTCGACTTCCATATAGATAACGGAGCCGATTTAACTATCGGGGCATTGAAGACAACGATCGAAGAAGCCAAGGCATTTGGCGTCATGCAGATCGATCGCCAGCAGCAAGTTCTCGGCTTTGAAGAAAAGTCCCCCACCCCGAAGACCATCCCAGGCGACGACGAACACTGCCTGGCTTCGATGGGCATCTATGTCTTCAATGCGTCATTCCTATTCGAGCAGCTCTGCCAAGATGCGACCAATCGCAAGAGTGCTCATGACTTCGGCCGTAACATTATTCCGTCGATCATCGACACGCATCGCGTCTATGCATTCCCATTCCGGGACGAAAATCGCAAGCAAGATGCTTACTGGCGAGACGTAGGTACCCTGGATGCTTATTACGAAGCCAACATGGACCTCGTTTCGGTCGACCCACAGCTCAACATCTACGATGAAGCCTGGCCGCTAAGAACCTACCAACCAAACGTACCGCCACCGAAGTTTGTGTTCGGAGGCGAGAGCGATCCGCATCGTCGTGGTCACGCGATGGATAGTATCGTTTGCGGAGGTTCGATCATCTCAGGTGGCGAAGTCGAACACAGTATCATTGGCCCGCGCGTTCGCGTAAACAGCTTCTCCTCGGTTCACGATTCGATTTTGTTCGAGGGAGTAACCGTGGGACGACATTCGCAAATTCGGCGAGCGATTATCGACAAAGGGGTCAACATCCCTGCGGACACCCAAATCGGTTTTGACCTCGATCATGACCGCAGCCGCGGCTTCACAATCACCGAGTCTGGCTTGGTCGTGATCGCCAAGGAAGACTTAATCGAACCGATGATGACCAAGGGCACACCTCGAGTGGCCTAA
- a CDS encoding N-6 DNA methylase, giving the protein MIRVKSRQKTEFGDFQTPSELAAAVCHRLQADGVSPASVLEPTCGQGFFLEAAAHQFPEAKLLMGREWNADYVASASLRLDAASDRLDLAQADFFQEDWPQQIESLPGPVLILGNPPWVTNSELGSLGSGNLPTKSNFQNDRGIAAKTGKANFDISQWMITHLLESLASRGGTLAMLCKTAVARKILLQAWKASLPLGKCSIREINARKHFGAAVDACLLTCEVRLDKESQSCDVFSSLEATEPTTTLGHHEGNLLANRVQFDRYRHLLASQPGPRWRSGIKHDCRDVMQFRREGWSLVNGLGEVVELEADYLFPLMPAGAIFRGETDTQQMVLVPQSRTGEDTAKIEATAPRTWAYLQRHAARLAARKSSIYRGRPPYSIFGIGEYSFATWKVAISALHKSLAFRVIGPQDRRPVMLDDTTYFLSFRTRKAAQTAAKRLNSDEVRSFYEAWIFWDAKRPITSEILQRLA; this is encoded by the coding sequence ATGATTCGCGTCAAGAGCCGTCAAAAGACCGAGTTCGGAGACTTTCAAACTCCCTCCGAACTCGCCGCTGCCGTCTGCCATCGCTTACAGGCCGACGGCGTTTCCCCTGCCTCCGTCTTGGAACCAACATGTGGGCAAGGCTTCTTTTTAGAGGCCGCCGCGCATCAGTTTCCCGAAGCGAAGCTGCTGATGGGGCGGGAATGGAACGCCGATTACGTCGCTTCGGCTAGTTTGCGACTTGATGCGGCGAGTGATCGGCTCGACTTGGCTCAGGCCGATTTTTTCCAAGAAGACTGGCCGCAGCAGATCGAATCACTGCCTGGTCCCGTTCTTATCCTTGGCAATCCCCCTTGGGTGACTAACTCTGAATTGGGTTCGCTAGGCAGTGGAAATCTTCCCACAAAGAGCAACTTCCAGAACGATCGTGGTATCGCTGCCAAGACGGGCAAAGCGAACTTCGATATCTCGCAGTGGATGATCACCCACTTGCTAGAGTCACTTGCCTCGCGCGGCGGGACCTTAGCCATGCTGTGTAAAACGGCTGTGGCTCGCAAGATCTTACTCCAAGCTTGGAAAGCATCTTTGCCGCTTGGCAAATGCTCGATACGCGAGATCAACGCACGCAAACATTTCGGAGCGGCGGTTGATGCCTGCCTGCTGACCTGTGAGGTACGACTCGACAAGGAATCCCAATCATGTGATGTTTTTTCCAGTCTGGAAGCTACCGAGCCAACAACAACACTCGGGCACCACGAAGGCAACCTACTCGCTAATCGAGTTCAGTTCGATCGATACCGGCATTTGCTTGCTTCCCAACCAGGGCCTCGCTGGCGAAGCGGCATTAAGCATGATTGCCGCGATGTGATGCAATTCCGCCGCGAAGGATGGTCGTTGGTCAATGGCCTAGGGGAAGTGGTTGAACTGGAGGCCGATTATCTCTTTCCGCTGATGCCGGCCGGAGCAATCTTCCGCGGAGAAACTGACACACAGCAGATGGTTCTCGTTCCACAATCACGTACCGGCGAGGATACCGCCAAGATCGAAGCCACCGCGCCGCGAACCTGGGCATACCTCCAGCGACACGCCGCGCGGTTGGCCGCCAGGAAGAGTTCGATCTATCGTGGCCGGCCTCCCTATTCGATATTTGGCATCGGCGAGTACTCGTTCGCCACGTGGAAGGTCGCGATCTCGGCGCTGCATAAGTCACTCGCGTTTCGCGTGATCGGCCCCCAAGATCGCCGACCAGTGATGTTGGACGACACGACTTACTTTCTTTCGTTCCGTACCCGCAAAGCAGCCCAGACCGCAGCGAAACGATTGAACAGCGACGAAGTACGGTCTTTCTACGAAGCTTGGATCTTCTGGGATGCCAAACGTCCGATTACCAGCGAGATATTGCAGCGACTCGCCTGA